One genomic region from Xyrauchen texanus isolate HMW12.3.18 chromosome 4, RBS_HiC_50CHRs, whole genome shotgun sequence encodes:
- the LOC127642963 gene encoding regulator of G-protein signaling 3-like isoform X3, with amino-acid sequence MLEPKAAEQTDLGLLGFNPHSMSEPCSPSCPSASPIMRSTKCSSPAQRLSYPDLHFSSGDASQTIPPSRDSCKNVYMETSEIWKERPKEVKGGSEESDFEKREQGEGESASETISVGARPTSSSSSSSPLVIPKLCLDRSFNTDAMTSPSTDDEDEDDEEDDEEADSDEGFLKRRSMVETSPSGVQQSGGLCVHRSLHRRTHSEGSLLQEPRSPRFISDQAIDCIEAKRETPERWAIPSPQTLRKELTKNGGSVHQICLLFTGRRVCGKTNCKCDTGKSAVKKKKSKNLAKDMRNRLTFLRKKSNDRHGSNPAGMLEKILKSDKPTPEEALRWAESLDALLSHKYGLAVLRSFLQTEFSEENLDFWLACEDFKRIKSLSKMASRAKKIFTEYISIQSCKEVNLDSYTREHIKENMENICVDCFDLAQSRIFGLMERDSYPRFLRSDMYMELTKQKRPNTTTDSSQL; translated from the exons ATGTTGGAACCAAAAGCAGCTGAACAGACTGATCTGGGTCTGCTGGGCTTCAACCCTCACAGTATGTCTGAGCCCTGTTCCCCATCATGCCCCTCTGCATCCCCCATCATGAGAAGTACAAAATGCAGCTCTCCAGCTCAGCGGCTCTCTTATCCAGACCTACATTTCAGCTCTGGAGATGCCAGCCAAACCATTCCACCTTCACGAGACAGCTGCAAAAATGTGTACATGGAGACCTCTGAGATCTGGAAGGAGAGACCGAAGGAGGTGAAAGGAGGTTCGGAAGAGTCAGATTTCGAGAAGAGAGAGCAGGGGGAGGGTGAGAGCGCATCCGAGACGATCAGTGTTGGCGCAAGACCCACATCGTCGTCATCCTCTTCCTCTCCTCTAGTCATTCCCAAGCTGTGCTTGGATCGCTCCTTCAATACAGATGCTATGACTTCACCGTCCACTGACGATGAAGATGAGGATGACGAGGAAGATGATGAGGAAGCAGACAGTGATGAAGGCTTTCTTAAAAGGAGGAGTATGGTAGAAACATCTCCTTCCGGTGTGCAGCAGAGTGGAGGGTTGTGTGTGCATAGATCTCtccacagacgcacacacagTGAGGGCAGTTTACTGCAGGAGCCCAGGTCTCCTCGCTTCATCTCCGATCAGGCCATCGACTGTATAGAGGCCAAGCGGGAGACTCCGGAGCGCTGGGCAATCCCCTCGCCACAGACTCTGAGGAAAGAGCTGACCAAGAATGGAGGATCTGTCCACCAGATCTGTCTGCTTTTCACTGGGAGGAGG GTCTGTGGCAAGACAAACTGTAAATGTGACACAGGAAAAAGTGCTGTCAAAAAGAAGAAATCCAAAAATTT GGCCAAAGACATGAGAAATCGACTGACTTTCCTGCGAAAGAAGAGCAACGACAGACATGGCAGCAATCCAGCTGGCATGCTTGAGAAAATCCTCAAGTCAGATAA ACCAACTCCGGAAGAAGCTCTTAGATGGGCAGAGTCACTCGATGCACTGCTTTCTCACAAAT ATGGCCTGGCAGTGCTCCGCTCTTTCCTGCAAACTGAGTTCAGCGAGGAGAATCTGGATTTCTGGCTGGCATGTGAGGACTTCAAGAGGATCAAATCACTGTCTAAAATGGCATCCAGAGCAAAGAAGATATTCACTGAGTATATCTCCATACAGTCCTGTAAAGAG GTGAATCTGGACTCGTATACCAGGGAGCACATCAAGGAAAACATGGAGAACATCTGTGTAGACTGCTTCGACCTGGCTCAAAGCAGAATCTTTGGACTTATGGAAAGAGACTCGTACCCTCGATTCCTCCGCTCTGACATGTACATGGAATTAACCAAACAAAAGAGACCCAACACTACCACAGATTCATCTCAGCTATGA
- the LOC127642963 gene encoding regulator of G-protein signaling 3-like isoform X2 has protein sequence MHTIHGLCRLCIERNLPQVTILRGKDGFGFTICSDSPVRVQAVDPDGPAHQAGLQQLDTLLQLNGQPVEHWKCVDLAHAIRNCRNEITVVVWRTVPVMKPYYEGLIHRPSYKPSGFDTLSSNTKSQNKTPPLLSRPTNHKQSRCKKGSGHENAGNGLGGSLWSWTGKRENDYKTRTQTLKGTRVTSSNGDNYIILSPVSPANQILQPVYSDNSGTIGTLGRIYQPHTSRGLQQSPGYLPDGGLQAQATLCRSLSGKTTTMPPSSYRQSFSNYQNCTIVQSHLPHSNYGTYVSLAPKILIFPVFVQPLDLCSPERILMLSEEMILHDSKHIALKATVFIYTDLILLTREDEAGRCNVLQSPLYLHQIDLQDVPADKLRLYISYWIERTECLFSLEAFSAEQKRRVVQCLRDNIDKQIALRGNFDQMLEPKAAEQTDLGLLGFNPHSMSEPCSPSCPSASPIMRSTKCSSPAQRLSYPDLHFSSGDASQTIPPSRDSCKNVYMETSEIWKERPKEVKGGSEESDFEKREQGEGESASETISVGARPTSSSSSSSPLVIPKLCLDRSFNTDAMTSPSTDDEDEDDEEDDEEADSDEGFLKRRSMVETSPSGVQQSGGLCVHRSLHRRTHSEGSLLQEPRSPRFISDQAIDCIEAKRETPERWAIPSPQTLRKELTKNGGSVHQICLLFTGRRVCGKTNCKCDTGKSAVKKKKSKNLAKDMRNRLTFLRKKSNDRHGSNPAGMLEKILKSDKPTPEEALRWAESLDALLSHKYGLAVLRSFLQTEFSEENLDFWLACEDFKRIKSLSKMASRAKKIFTEYISIQSCKEVNLDSYTREHIKENMENICVDCFDLAQSRIFGLMERDSYPRFLRSDMYMELTKQKRPNTTTDSSQL, from the exons ATGCATACTATCCACGGACTGTGCAGGCTCTGCATCGAACGAAACTTGCCACAG GTGACCATTTTGAGAGGTAAAGATGGTTTTGGTTTCACCATCTGCTCTGACTCACCTGTGCGTGTCCAAGCTGTTGATCCAG ATGGGCCAGCTCATCAGGCTGGATTGCAACAGCTGGACACATTATTACAACTAAATGGCCAGCCAGTTGAACACTGGAAGTGTGTGGACCTGGCACATGCCATCAG GAATTGTCGTAATGAGATCACAGTGGTGGTATGGAGGACAGTGCCTGTAATGAAGCCTTACTACGAGGGGCTTATTCACAGGCCTTCTTACAAACCTTCCGGTTTTGACACTCTCTCTTCTAATACAAAGTCACAAAACAAAACCCCACCTTTGCTTTCTCGACCTACCAACCACAAACAGAGTCGCTGTAAGAAAGGAAGTGGCCATGAGAATGCAGGTAATGGATTAGGAGGGTCGTTGTGGTCTTGGACTGGGAAACGAGAGAATGACTACAAAACACGCACTCAGACCCTCAAAGGTACCCGTGTGACATCATCAAATGGCGACAACTACATAATCCTCTCGCCTGTCAGCCCTGCAAACCAG ATATTGCAGCCGGTTTATTCTGACAACAGTGGAACAATAGGAACTCTCG GAAGAATCTATCAGCCTCACACTAGCAGAGGGCTGCAGCAGAGTCCAGGATACCTGCCGGATGGGGGATTGCAAGCACAAGCCACCTTATGCAGGTCTCTGAGTGGGAAGACTACCACCATGCCTCCCTCATCCTACAGACAGAGCTTTTCCAACTACCAAAACTGCACCATCGTCCAATCCCACCTGCCCCACTCCAACTATGGGACATATGTCAGTTTGGCCCCTAAAATTCTCATCTTCCCTGTTTTTGTGCAG CCACTGGACCTGTGCAGCCCTGAGAGAATCCTGATGTTATCAGAGGAAATGATCCTTCATGACAGTAAACACATAGCTCTTAAG GCTACAGTATTCATCTACACAGACCTGATACTGTTGACCAGGGAAGATGAAGCAGGCCGCTGTAATGTACTGCAGAGTCCACTCTACCTCCATCAGATAGACCTGCAGGATG ttCCTGCAGACAAACTGCGGCTGTACATCTCCTACTGGATAGAG AGGACTGAGTGTCTGTTCAGCCTAGAAGCCTTTTCAGCTGAACAGAAGAGGAGGGTCGTTCAGTGTCTGAGAGACAATATTGACAAGCAAATTGCACTAAGGGGCAATTTTGACCAG ATGTTGGAACCAAAAGCAGCTGAACAGACTGATCTGGGTCTGCTGGGCTTCAACCCTCACAGTATGTCTGAGCCCTGTTCCCCATCATGCCCCTCTGCATCCCCCATCATGAGAAGTACAAAATGCAGCTCTCCAGCTCAGCGGCTCTCTTATCCAGACCTACATTTCAGCTCTGGAGATGCCAGCCAAACCATTCCACCTTCACGAGACAGCTGCAAAAATGTGTACATGGAGACCTCTGAGATCTGGAAGGAGAGACCGAAGGAGGTGAAAGGAGGTTCGGAAGAGTCAGATTTCGAGAAGAGAGAGCAGGGGGAGGGTGAGAGCGCATCCGAGACGATCAGTGTTGGCGCAAGACCCACATCGTCGTCATCCTCTTCCTCTCCTCTAGTCATTCCCAAGCTGTGCTTGGATCGCTCCTTCAATACAGATGCTATGACTTCACCGTCCACTGACGATGAAGATGAGGATGACGAGGAAGATGATGAGGAAGCAGACAGTGATGAAGGCTTTCTTAAAAGGAGGAGTATGGTAGAAACATCTCCTTCCGGTGTGCAGCAGAGTGGAGGGTTGTGTGTGCATAGATCTCtccacagacgcacacacagTGAGGGCAGTTTACTGCAGGAGCCCAGGTCTCCTCGCTTCATCTCCGATCAGGCCATCGACTGTATAGAGGCCAAGCGGGAGACTCCGGAGCGCTGGGCAATCCCCTCGCCACAGACTCTGAGGAAAGAGCTGACCAAGAATGGAGGATCTGTCCACCAGATCTGTCTGCTTTTCACTGGGAGGAGG GTCTGTGGCAAGACAAACTGTAAATGTGACACAGGAAAAAGTGCTGTCAAAAAGAAGAAATCCAAAAATTT GGCCAAAGACATGAGAAATCGACTGACTTTCCTGCGAAAGAAGAGCAACGACAGACATGGCAGCAATCCAGCTGGCATGCTTGAGAAAATCCTCAAGTCAGATAA ACCAACTCCGGAAGAAGCTCTTAGATGGGCAGAGTCACTCGATGCACTGCTTTCTCACAAAT ATGGCCTGGCAGTGCTCCGCTCTTTCCTGCAAACTGAGTTCAGCGAGGAGAATCTGGATTTCTGGCTGGCATGTGAGGACTTCAAGAGGATCAAATCACTGTCTAAAATGGCATCCAGAGCAAAGAAGATATTCACTGAGTATATCTCCATACAGTCCTGTAAAGAG GTGAATCTGGACTCGTATACCAGGGAGCACATCAAGGAAAACATGGAGAACATCTGTGTAGACTGCTTCGACCTGGCTCAAAGCAGAATCTTTGGACTTATGGAAAGAGACTCGTACCCTCGATTCCTCCGCTCTGACATGTACATGGAATTAACCAAACAAAAGAGACCCAACACTACCACAGATTCATCTCAGCTATGA
- the LOC127642963 gene encoding regulator of G-protein signaling 3-like isoform X4, which produces MRNRLTFLRKKSNDRHGSNPAGMLEKILKSDKPTPEEALRWAESLDALLSHKYGLAVLRSFLQTEFSEENLDFWLACEDFKRIKSLSKMASRAKKIFTEYISIQSCKEVNLDSYTREHIKENMENICVDCFDLAQSRIFGLMERDSYPRFLRSDMYMELTKQKRPNTTTDSSQL; this is translated from the exons ATGAGAAATCGACTGACTTTCCTGCGAAAGAAGAGCAACGACAGACATGGCAGCAATCCAGCTGGCATGCTTGAGAAAATCCTCAAGTCAGATAA ACCAACTCCGGAAGAAGCTCTTAGATGGGCAGAGTCACTCGATGCACTGCTTTCTCACAAAT ATGGCCTGGCAGTGCTCCGCTCTTTCCTGCAAACTGAGTTCAGCGAGGAGAATCTGGATTTCTGGCTGGCATGTGAGGACTTCAAGAGGATCAAATCACTGTCTAAAATGGCATCCAGAGCAAAGAAGATATTCACTGAGTATATCTCCATACAGTCCTGTAAAGAG GTGAATCTGGACTCGTATACCAGGGAGCACATCAAGGAAAACATGGAGAACATCTGTGTAGACTGCTTCGACCTGGCTCAAAGCAGAATCTTTGGACTTATGGAAAGAGACTCGTACCCTCGATTCCTCCGCTCTGACATGTACATGGAATTAACCAAACAAAAGAGACCCAACACTACCACAGATTCATCTCAGCTATGA